GCCGTCATTTGTATCTGCGCTTCCATCTGCCCCTGCTGCCAGATCAGTATCCATGCCATTATCAGGGTCACTTTCTCCTGAAAGCTTCACTCCTCCCCATGGAAAAACTCCATCTGTCGCTCCCTTAAATACAAGCGCAATATGAGGAATCTCAGCATTGTTAAAATCCCCTGCATAATCTGCATAGGTGCTGTCCTCATAGACATAAGAGACAATCGTTAATGCTATTGTAATTACCGCAATCCCAATAAGAATCGGGCAAGTTTTTAGCAGTTTCATAAATCACACTTTCAACAATCAGAACTTAAAGTACATAAACGGATTACCTGCCGCATTTGAAAGGCTGTACACACATGCCCAGAACAGCAAAAGTAAACCAACAGTAAACACAGGATTTTTCCTATGCTTAACAAAAAATCCGTAAACAGCCGGGATCATAAGGATAAGTCCTGTTCCCAGCACAATGCCATATATTCCAACATTCTTGATGAAGTCTCCCTGATTAATAGAGACGCCAACACCAAAGAATGGGAACAATCTCATAAAGTAAGTGGATAACATACCATTATCCGGAAGTGCAAATACCACCCATGTAAGAGGGATTAAAACCAGCACATTAATCCTGCCTATAAAGTCTCCTAAAAACTTCGGAAGCTTAGACAGAATAAAACGCTCACATAAAATTATAACGAAAATGATCATTCCCCACAAAATAAAATTGAGGGTAACTCCATGCCAAAATCCTGTGATAAGCCAGACAGTTAAAAGATTGAGGATTGTTCTAAGATTCCCCTTTCTGCTGCCTCCCATAGGGAAATATATATAATCTCTGAACCACGAGCCAAGAGTTGCATGCCATCTTCTGTAAAACTCAGATACATTTTTAGAGCCATAGGGCTGATCAAAGTTCACAATAAAAGGAAATCCCAGCATCACACCAATTCCTGCTGCCATGAGAGAATATCCCCAGAAGTCAAAGTAAAGCTCCATTGAATATGTATATGCACCAAGCCAGGCCAATGCAGTAGAAATACTCTCATAACCTATAGTACCTATATCTCTCCACAGCATGGACAGATGGTCTGCAAGAAGAACCTTAAAGGCAAGACCGATAACAAAAAATCTAATGCCATCTTCAATTGCAGCAAGCTTACTTGGTCTCTCACCCTCTGCTGCACTTTCATTCTTGCCGGTATCTTCAAGCTTTTCCATGCCTTCATCTGTATCAAGATTTATTATCTCCGAATCACTATCAGAATCATTCTTTACAGTTTCTAGTACCTCTATCTCTTTTTCCTGATCAGTTTCTGTCTCGGAAGCACTTTCTGAATCTGTCTCGACATTTTCTCTGTTCCACAACTTCATAAAAGGATTCTTGACATAGTCCTCAAATCTCATGATAGGTCCTGAAACAATCTGAGGGAACATGACAAAATAAGCGGCAATATCCAAAAATCCCGCTTTTTCATCAACCTTGCCTCTGTAATTATCAATCTGAAATGATATCATCTTGAAGGTAAAAAAGCTCACGCCGATCGGCATAAATGAACTGTCTACAAACTGCCCAAGAAGCTTGAATTCAACAAGCATAAGGGCATCAAGAACAATAGCAAAGCCCAAAAGGACCTTGCTTCCTCCGCCCTTTAGCGCTCTGCTAAATAAATAGTTGATTATTACAGCTCCCAGAAGAACCGGGAACATCTTGATATCGCCAACTCCATAGAACACAAGGCTTCCCAGCAAAAGGGTCAGCGTTCTGAATTCATATGGGGTCAGGTAAAAAGCCACTATAAATACAGGCAAAAACCTGAAAATAAAAGTTAAATCCGAAAAATTAATCATCGATAATATCTGTCCTATATATCAAAGCCGAAAAGCATATCAGTTTCCTGAATTGTTAATCTCTGCAAGCTTGGTCTGAGCTGCTGCCGCACTCTGAGTATCAGGGAAATTGGTGATAACCGCATCATAAGTAGTCTTGGCGTTCTCAAAATCTCCGCTCTCATAGTAGGAATTGCCCAAATAATAAAGTGTATTGACATTAGTGTTGTCAAACTGATAAGCCTTGGAATAATTAGCTATTGCTGTCTCATAATCCTCAGCCTTATACGCATCATTAGCCGCGTTGTAATATGATGTTGCAAGCTCACTTCCAACAAGTGACATAAGAGTATCGTAAAGAGCCTTAAATTCAGGTGAAACATCGTCACTTATAGCGTTAAGGTCAAGGTTTGAAAGTGCCTGTGCCATCGAATCAATATCAGATGAATCGGTCATATAGATATTGGTTGCACTCATAAGTGAGTTCATGGCCGCAGAAGTACTGTCTACGCCTTCATAATCAGTAACCTTGCTCTGAAGGTCAGTAATCTGATTCTCAAGAGTCTTAACCTGCTGCTCGTATTCATTGATCTTGGCTGACTTGGCATCAGACTCCTCACTTATCTGTGAAATCTTATTCTGATTGCTGTTGTTAATACTCTGAATACGCTGAGGCAAAATAAGGAAACATGCGGCAGCCAGTCCCAGAACAGCTCCAAGAACTATTCCCCAAATCGAACCTGTTCTTGTAATAGGTGACTTTTTAACCGGCTGAATGATCATCTCATTACCGCTGTTATATCTGATCACATCTTCACTATCTGACGAAGCTATATCTGATACAAGCTTGCCACTTTCGCCAGGAAGAAGCATACTGTCCGCTTCTCTTAAATAGCGCTTGGCCATAACATTGCCGGTATCCAGCTTTAATACCTTCTGGCACTCTATCTTGGCCCTGTCATAGTTTCCACCCTTCAAGTATAAAAGGGCAAGCAAAAGGTGCGCTTTAATAAATCCGGGATTTAATGAAAGCACCTTCTTGAGCTGAATCACAGCCAGATCAAGTCCATCCTGACGGCAGTAATTAAGCGCTATATTAAATTTCTTGATAGTCTGATTGATTGTATCAAGCTGAGAAGGGCTATTTCTGACATAGTCCATATATTTGTCTGCAAGGTTTTCCTCCGGCTCAAGGTTCTTGCTGATAACCCATTCAGATAGAGCCGCAACAACCTCTCCGGTCTCGTAATAAACAAGCCCCAGAAGATTTCTTGCATCTATATTATTCTTATCCAGCTTGAGTGACTGTCTAAGAGCACTTACAGCTCCTGTCAGATCTCTTACTGTAGCCTTCTCCAATCCTTCATTGTAAAACCTGTTGGAAAGGCTGACTGTTTTCTTATATATTCTGACATTCGCCCCGCATCCTGGGCAAACATCGCTTTTATC
The sequence above is a segment of the Butyrivibrio proteoclasticus B316 genome. Coding sequences within it:
- a CDS encoding tetratricopeptide repeat protein, which encodes MKCNRCGAELDKSDVCPGCGANVRIYKKTVSLSNRFYNEGLEKATVRDLTGAVSALRQSLKLDKNNIDARNLLGLVYYETGEVVAALSEWVISKNLEPEENLADKYMDYVRNSPSQLDTINQTIKKFNIALNYCRQDGLDLAVIQLKKVLSLNPGFIKAHLLLALLYLKGGNYDRAKIECQKVLKLDTGNVMAKRYLREADSMLLPGESGKLVSDIASSDSEDVIRYNSGNEMIIQPVKKSPITRTGSIWGIVLGAVLGLAAACFLILPQRIQSINNSNQNKISQISEESDAKSAKINEYEQQVKTLENQITDLQSKVTDYEGVDSTSAAMNSLMSATNIYMTDSSDIDSMAQALSNLDLNAISDDVSPEFKALYDTLMSLVGSELATSYYNAANDAYKAEDYETAIANYSKAYQFDNTNVNTLYYLGNSYYESGDFENAKTTYDAVITNFPDTQSAAAAQTKLAEINNSGN
- a CDS encoding MBOAT family O-acyltransferase, coding for MINFSDLTFIFRFLPVFIVAFYLTPYEFRTLTLLLGSLVFYGVGDIKMFPVLLGAVIINYLFSRALKGGGSKVLLGFAIVLDALMLVEFKLLGQFVDSSFMPIGVSFFTFKMISFQIDNYRGKVDEKAGFLDIAAYFVMFPQIVSGPIMRFEDYVKNPFMKLWNRENVETDSESASETETDQEKEIEVLETVKNDSDSDSEIINLDTDEGMEKLEDTGKNESAAEGERPSKLAAIEDGIRFFVIGLAFKVLLADHLSMLWRDIGTIGYESISTALAWLGAYTYSMELYFDFWGYSLMAAGIGVMLGFPFIVNFDQPYGSKNVSEFYRRWHATLGSWFRDYIYFPMGGSRKGNLRTILNLLTVWLITGFWHGVTLNFILWGMIIFVIILCERFILSKLPKFLGDFIGRINVLVLIPLTWVVFALPDNGMLSTYFMRLFPFFGVGVSINQGDFIKNVGIYGIVLGTGLILMIPAVYGFFVKHRKNPVFTVGLLLLFWACVYSLSNAAGNPFMYFKF